AGGGGATTCCTGTGCCACCGTGCAGGAGTCAAGACTCTGGGTCTTGGCTCAACACTGCAAAGTTCCCGTGTCTGGACAGGCTCAGGGGCTGCCCCCAGGGAGCGCGGGGCTCGGTGCGGGGCTGAGTGGGCAACGGACAAACGGACACTGGGAAAAACGGCCCCGGGGCTTCAGttgcagcagcagcggcagcagcagcagcagcggcataAGCCAAAGAGGAGATTTTGTCTACCCCGTCctgcttcttccctccctctccctcagtCCCGCACACTCTCCCGCAGTCCCGCACCCTCTCCGGGTCTCCCTTTCCCGGtgtccccctcctctcccagtctccctctcccctgccggGCCGGGCCATGCCCCcagcccgcccccggccccggaCGGGGCTGCCCCGTCCCCGCCCCCGGGCGTCCCGCCGCGGTCTCCCCTCCGCCCGGCTCTGGCCGTACTGGCGGTGGCGATGCTGGGCGGGCATCAGTGCCTGGAGCCAAGGGGGCATCGCTGCCCTTTGCCTGCACCTGAGCCATgctcggccccggccccggccccggccccggccccggccccggccccggccccggctcctCCCGGGCCCCGCAGAGGACACACGCGGCgcagccgctcccgccgcctccGCTGCGGCTTCCCCGGCCCGAGCTCCGCCGCTcggcagcgcggccgccggCCCCGAGCCGCCGCTGTCCCGTCCCAAGGAGCGAACGCCTGGGGAtgcccggcccggggcggtTGAGGGGCGCTCGGGGGCCGTTCCTGGCCCCGGGCCGAGCGCTGACAGCCGCGTCTCGCCGGCAGGGAAGGCGCAGCACGGCCTCAAGGAGCAGTACCGAGTGGGGTCGCTCCTGGGGCGCGGCGGCTTCGGCAGCGTCTTCGCGGCGACGCGGCTCTCGGACGGCGCCCCggtgagcggcggggccggcggcgggcgcaGGAGATGGaggatggggctgggcagggcggGTGCTGAGCTCATCCCGCTGCTCCCCTTGGTTTGCAGGTGGCCATCAAAAGGGTGCCACGGAACCGCGTCCGGCACTGGGACCAGCTGGTGAGTGAGCGGGGCCAGCGGGAGAAGCCGGGGCGTGCTGGGCGGGGATGAGCCGAGCCCCGGCAGGGTGGAAGCCCCAAGGATGCCTGGAGGGAGAGCGGGCGTGGGGCCAGCGCAGGGTGCAGAGCATCCCGGGCTGGGTGAGggcttccccagccctggcacggcaTCAGCCCCACTGACGGCATCGTGCTCCTCCCGCAGCCCGACGGCACCAGCGCACCACTGGAGATCGTGCTGCTGCACAAGGTCTCCACTGGCTTCCCTGGTGTCgcccagctgctggagtggCTTGAGCTCCCCAAGGACATCATCATGGTGCTGGAGCGCCCGGAACGATGTCAGGACCTCCGGCATTTCATTCTGGCACGGGGGTTCCTGTCCGAGGAGGTGGCACGGGAGCTGTTCCGCCAGGTGCTGGAGGCCGTGCAGCACTGCACCAGCTGCGGGGTCCTGCACAGGGACATCAAACCAGGGAACATCCTGGTTGACCTGGCCACCGGGCAGGCCAAATTGATCGACTTCGGCTGTGGCACCTACCTGCAAGACACGGCCTACACTCACTTTGCAGGTGAGCCCACAAAGGGGTGTGCTCCCAGTTCTGGACATCTCCTGGCCCAACATCTCATGACCCAACCTGGGTGTGGCAGCGGGGATTCTCCCTTTTGCTGCCAGTCATGGCACTGAGTCTTCAGCCAAGTTGCTTTTGAGCAGGGGCAGGTGGGGGTCAGCTTCCAGCCATGCTGGCAGccttttccagccactctggcCAGGACTGGGCTGGGACTGGGGCAGCCAGCCTGACAGAAACACCCGTGTGTGGGGGTGGCAGAGAGGGGTGGAGCCAGAACCTGTGCAGCAGCCAGTTTGGTGTGCAGGTGAGAAAGGGCTTGGACTGCTCCACTCGCCTGGTTTGCCTTGGCTTCAGAATGTTTTTGGGGCAatgcaggcagggaggatgaAGGCATGGTTTTTCCCCAGCACTGAATGGGATTTTCCTTGTCATGGTTGGGCATTGCCAGAACTTACACTGCCCTCTTCCAACACCAGTGGCTTCTTTTCCAACCCCAAGGTTGTACACAAGTCCCAGGTGCTGGCGAGAGGGCAGCAGGTCACACCACGTGCCACTGGGGCAGCCTCCGCAtgcccagggatgctggggccaggctctgggagcagcagcattgcCCTGATGAGCTCCATCTGTATTCCATAGGAACACCGTCATACAGTCCCCCAGAATGGACCCACTTTGGCTGGTACTACGGCAAGCCAGCTACCATCTGGTCCCTGGGCATCCTGCTGCACCAGATGGTCTGCGGGGAGCACCCTTTCAGGAGGGGCCAGAACATCAGCTGGGACCATCAGCTCTCGCTGCCAGAACGGCTCTCTCAAGGTGGATCCTCATCTCTGGGCATGGGGGCAATACCAGTGCTGGGAGACAGCAGCGGGCTGATGAGCatcctgctctggcagctgctgaggaggtggcacatgtcctgctctcctgctctcctccaaaACAGGGAATTGATGGGAAAGTTTAggcccagctctgagcacatcCAGCATGGCCTGGGCATGGGAATAGTGGGGCAAAGCAGACAGGAGCCTTCTCCAACTGACCGGCGGTTTCTGGTTTCTCTCCCCAGAGTGCCAAGATCTTATAAAGTGGTGCTTATCCATGCCAGATGTAGAAAGGCCCTCATTAGAAGACCTCTTCTGTGATCCTTGGATGCAGGATATTCATCTGCCATAGAAGATGGGAGAGAGCCACAGGCACCCTTTGATGCAGGGCCCTGGTAAGTTACAGCTGCACACATGCCTTGGCAATCAGAAGCAAAGAAACCCAGActtttttctgctgcctgtgtCACTGCACAGGGATCATCAGATGGGAACACACAGCCcttgtgctggagctgagcgTGTCTGCCCAGCACTGGTGGCTGCCATCCCAGCTGGTTTGGCTTGTCCTGGTTCACTGACAGCTGGGGCCCTGGGCAGAACACTGACAGCCTGGTCTCACCCCCAGGGCAAGGAGAAGGAGCCCCTGGAGGAGCTGTACCaggtggggctgctgctgctggagacagcGAGGATGACATCAAGGATGACAAGCTCTTCCTCGACCTGGCCAGCACAAAGCTGAAGTTGATGGACTTTGATTCTGCCACCTTCTTCAAAGCCAGGCTCCACAGTGAATTTGCAGATGAGTCCACACACAGGGGGATGCTCCCAGATTTGGGCATtgcacagcctggccaggaaCCAAAGGTTCCCCCTTTGCTGGGGCTGATGCAACTGATTCTTCAGTGGGCTGCCAGGCTGATTTTTGTCAGGGCTGGGGCCATGGGCTGGGGTGGTTACGAAATGGGAGttggctcctggccctgccaaCAGCCCCCACCACCCAccgtgccctgggctggggctggggcagccagcccgacacaaacaaacccccatggcaggagcagaggtgggaCTCCAGCACCTGTGCCcctgtgctttgctttgcagtCAAGGAAGGGCTTGGGCTGCTCCACTCCCCTTGTTTGCTTTGGGATCACCATCACTTTTGGGGGGCAGtgcaggggggaaggagaaagcatGGGCTTCCCTCACCTGTGGGTGGGTTTTTCCTTAGCATGCAGGGGTTGGGCCTTCCTCAAGCTGTGACTGACATaagatcttttattttttcccttgtttcccctttttgtcTGTAATCTATTTTCCttaatttgttgtttgtttttctaaaggaaGCCTTCCAGGCAGTGTCCAGTCTGAATGGGGAAGTGCTTGGGACCAGCTGTGGCGTGGATGGGCCGTGCCCTAGGAGAAGGCTGAGGACAtcctttgggagcagcttttcttccagCGGCGGATGGCGTGAGGTGGGTCCCCATCTTCTTGGCATGGGTGGGATAAGAGCTTTTGGGAGATGGCAGCGAGCACAGGagcatcctgctctgggcagctgctgaggaggtggaTGTGCCatggctggctgcaggctgggcacatgtcctgccctcctgctctgctgccaaaggcagcaaTGATGGGCAGCTTTGGGCACCGCTCTGAGCACGGCCAGCATGGCCTGGGCACCGCGGGCAGCTGGGACAAGGGCACAGGAGCCTTCAGCTGATGGGtggtttctgctttctctccttgcagccgggctctgcagatgctgaggctgctctgggctctgccagggctctgctggagctcagcaccGGGCCGGAATCAGCCAAAGAAGAAACGGTGTGACCTGCAGCAGAGACTTGCTTGAGCAtcttggcagtgctgctcaAGTTTGGAGAATGTACATCTCCAAGGGAAAACATGACATCTCCCCTAAATTAAACCTTTTCAATACCTTGTGAAATGAAATCAATCTAGGGTGACcctaaatgacatttttcagcaTGCTCAAGTTGTAGCTCAGCCCTTCACTGAACAGTTTTCTCCCCCAGCTGCCTTTTACTTCACAActgctccctcctttcccccagtGAGTTCCCAGCCCATCACAGTCTCTGTCACACTCTTGCCTTCCTTGATGCCCCTCACCATGAGGGAGGCCGAGTCCCAGGCTTAGGGACTCATCCTGTCCCTGGTGGAAGAACAGCAATGTCTCAGAGGTACAGTGGCATTTTAGTGTCattcagagctgctctccagccctcagctctcctcactgctgagttccctctcccttttcctcatccttccaGCAGCATGAGCTCTGTGAAtcctcctgagcctccccaCTCTTCCCAGCTCACCCACCCAGCTCAGTTAGACTAAAGCTGAAGCTTCTTTGTCTCCTCTGGCACACACCAGTGCAGTCCCCTCTGCGCAGAGCCCCAGCgccagagcacagcacacagcagtgcagtCCGGGCTGGACCAGCTGCCCTGCGCCCCTGGCTTGGCTGTTTGTGGCACCTAAATGCTCCCTGTTTCCAGTTCTCCCTGCAGGATGGCCCCAGGGCAGAGCGCAGCCGGGCTCCCACTGCATCCCCTGGAGCTTGGGGCAGACAGtggtgccagagctgagcttCATGGggagcacccagagctgtggcttGCAGTCAGTGTTTGCAAGGGTTGTGTTCTCATGTCCTGCAGCTTGTGGGGAaagggtctgtgtgtgccagcGGCTCTTGCATGTCTCTGTATCCATGGATAgaagggtctgtgtgtgccaggggctcttgCATGTCTCTGTATCCATGGATAGaagggtctgtgtgtgtgccagcGGCTCTTGGATGTCTCTCTATCCATGGACAGAAGGGTTTGTGTGTGCAAGGGTATCCATAATGTCTTTGTCCTCATGGGTATGGAATGAACACTTGAGAGTGAAAGTGTCAGTTACGTTGCTTGCACAATCCTTCCTTTCCATACAAGACACATCAGTGCACACCCCCACGTATAGATATATTAAAAGGATAAGAATGGATAGAGATTTCCCACAGAGCTCTAACTTTGGCATAACTCTCTTGTAACCTGATGGCcagggtatttttttccccagctctgtgtgaaTAGGTGTCCAAgagctgaagggagcagcattCAGAAGCAGTTTCAGGATTTCTAGGCAGGAAATGGAGCTGACAACCGCCCGTGTAACTCGCCATATTCATCAGGATGAGCTGCTTGTTCTTTAGGAATATGGCACAATGGAGACACAAGCCTTGGGaaaatcccagctctcagtGGATTTATGCTATGGGGAGCGCAGCAGAAACACTTTGTGTCTGCTCTGGGGGACACAAGGTCCAAGGAGCTGTGGTGGCAGAAGGTGACCTGGGCTGGTGTCAGGTTAAGTCCTGTTTCATGACATTCAGAGTGGCACAGGACAAAGCCCCAAGCCCCCCACCCCCCTGATGAAGTCTTTGTGTTGCTGCACGTCCTCGAGGAAAAGCTGCTGTCGCACAATCCATTGGGATTTTGAACTTTCATTTGCAATATTTACATCCAAGTTTCaaactgtaatatttttacAGTCAAGACACTGTCATGCACAATCCATCTTTCAGTTGCCTATTGCTTCAACCACAATTTAATATAACTCAATATTGAAAAACATCCCCAAAATCTCTAAAAGAAGGCAGATAATGGATCCTTGCCACCAGCACATTTACAAAGTAAGTAACTGAGTTCTCATTTCAAAATatcagtttcctttttcttaatcCAAAGTTACAGAAGAATTTTAACAACACATTTTGTggcaggtgggtttttttgtttgtttgtttgtttgtttgtttgcttgctttttttttaagcagaaaaccCATCCTAAAAAAAGTATGTCCTCTGCTCCAGGTTCCTGTGTAGAGCAGCTGCCATCCCACTGACTGAGCTGCTCACACAGAGcttggcagctcctggccctgcagggctgaggcttttccccactgctgggcacagactgatggagcagcactgctgaacacggggacacacagagggagcagaagcagctgcctttgTCCACCTGAAGCTCCAAGGCCCAAACTGTGAGCagacagggctggaagagactggCAGGCtccctgtttgctgtgctgccccacttgtgcccggcccagctctgcgggaggcagagggagaacaaggggcagctccctgccagccccagcccagggacccctccagccccggggCTTGGGGCACTGTCAGCAcccgctgctccagccaccgctTCTGCTGGCACTGACAGCAACAACCAAATGGTGGCTgatccccagggagcagcagcagtgcctggatcTGATCCCTCActctggggcagggctgcacaaatgacccccagagcagcagcagcagcacatggagctgactttcagcacagcccctgccactcTTCCCTCCCGTGTGCAGTGGTGTCACAGCAGCCTGAGGCACCTGGGAGCCCTCAGGGCCAGCAGGGACTTGAGatggcagccctgggctcctggaGGTTGtgcaaggagcagagctggggactcCCTCTCCACGTGGAGCTTCCAGatggaaaaggctgctgtgagcaggcGGCTCCAAGGGCAGAGAAAGGAGGGTCTCAGCCACTGGATCTGTGCCAGTTCCacagtgctgggcagcagccaccgagcacaggggacacagagggcaCAGCAAGAGGAACAAAAGCAGGCAAGGTCAGAGACTGGGAAGAGCCAGAcctgggagcaggaacagctgcttcatTGCACTCTTGGAGAAAGCTCTTGGCTGCTTCAAAGAGCTGAAAGGCGtgaagggcagagaggaggcCACACCAAACAATGCTCCTGTTTTCACAGCCTCCCCTCTCAGTGTCCCAGAAGGAATTGCATGAACTGTATTCTTCTCTGTGAGTTGTCTCATTCAGCAtgagcagctcagcaccaggagctgaaggagctgaagcCTTTGGCCCCAAGAGCTGAGCAAGAGGAAATGTTTTGAGCAAAGCAATGCTGCTAACATGGACCTGGCTGAATCCAGCAGATGGAATCCTGGAATTATGGAATCCTTTCtgttgggaaagacctctgagCTTATCAAGTCCAGCGGCTCACCCAGCAGTGTCAAGCCCAGCACTAAACCACGTCCTTCAAGTTCCAAGGCCTGGACAACAGGCCCTGAGTGAGGCCTGAACaacaggccctgagccaaaggtgaCCTCTGGATGAACCTTCCaactgttataaataaaatcgaccagattcgatttatcagaaatttagaattttattgtgagacaaaatatcagtctcagaaagccacaattaaaaggacagcgtcgagcccgggatcgtccgctgggtgaacacggatatcagacTCTGCTAGTCTgttatccccccaagttcacaatttcggtctccagccgcccctttttatacactagatcgtggagtgaagtccgggattctgacGTTTTtccctccgaggcgtcttcattaatcatgcaagtcctggtatcgggagtctgaatggaccggtagggtggaacaatgcagctgatggctgagcccgggtgtgtcgtggatatgttaatttcggcggagacgagtagagatatccatctgaagtgattatcttggtctccggacttgtatctccgttttctgttgtcttttgtatcctttcagggattcccggcagcgatagttttctaggccccctttctggtaattcctaatcatactttcctcatgtccctcccgtgcttcccgagttgaggaaattcttttattttggtttctccattttacctttacccatattagtttgaacacatctttaacactcatatttatacagtgaacatttaccctttataatttgataacacgaattaactttagcacatatatcacaatcccccctcttccaaattcaccaatttaattcgtgttctggttatagtcttttttctctgtcaagataaaaaagcctcttaaccattattctgttaacctttcccctgtTGTTTTGCTCCAATATGTTCTTTCCATGTTTCCTTCCTGTATCTGAGCTTCAAATCTTTCCAACACCTGGGCAGCAGTACTCTTTTCCTCAGTTAGGTTCATAATTTTCGAGGTAGCTTTGTTTTTGGCTAATCCCCCTGAGGCTAATTCAGGgtccataggaagggctgctatttgcattccttgGACTACTGTGTGAATTAGCCTTATTAGGCAGGGTATTAGGCAGGGCAAGAATACTAATCCGGCTacagagcacaggataaagaatcccacctttttccaccaatctcctgctccaaatatttgatcctACTATGATGCTTTTAGTatcgaattccatttctgcactgggacatgagccactttttttatttctgcagctaaatctctgatagtttctccatagtcatttATTTCGATACAAcactctgagtcattaaattttccacaaacgcccccttcttctgctaataaatagtcTAAAGCTATTTGATTTTGGTATacgaaagctctcatctgtgagtgctgtCTGGCCAACAATTCCAGGGCGTCTGAGGTgtggttagacactatttctactacagcttgTAACCTAATTAGTCGGTTCAACaagtatactggggttctgtatccccagctcccatcctgtgcccaggtggctggaccatagtattctatgatgcgctctgcaggccattcttcctctccccatttctgattccctcccacttgtggAAGTTCCTTCTTTacctctcgctttctcctgctgagggtctcatacaaaggagcccctagtaaattgctaccagttctggggagtgtaaagaaagagggtctaatcatgCCTAGGGTACTAGACCCCTTCCATCTCCGGGGTTGCTCACTATATGCTCTTTTCCTACAAATCCAATAAATTCCGCTGggtgctttccatttaatatttatattttcaggcttttcccaaaattctgccAACTCAGTTAGGGAGTAATAAGGGTTAGCGTTAGCAagttcatgccaacagagttcaatttcctctacccaACTACATctctcttgcttttcctttccccagtacccattagggggttctggttgccatATCTTGGATCTATTGCTGGAATTTACAGCtagagtggatagacaaggagtgtatcccactacatcattgtaaacatttccttctctgcttatacagattgtccctattactcgttcGTCCAGTGTCCATCCTCCTGGTCGggttaaagtgtttaagattttgttatcccattttagcaattgttcaggagttaaactctcacctttctaGGGCCATCTTTCTGCAGATTTTAATCCTCTacagatccaacaattagttAGCCCTAATTCGGTAGCAATTTCTTgtaccaaatccaggaaaaggtttttgctggaggTAGCCAGGCTCCAATCAttagattgtttttctaattgttcaTATTGCTCACTTAGTGttctcattctttcctgctctattctctttttcttagctgctA
The window above is part of the Hirundo rustica isolate bHirRus1 unplaced genomic scaffold, bHirRus1.pri.v3 scaffold_112_arrow_ctg1, whole genome shotgun sequence genome. Proteins encoded here:
- the LOC120747622 gene encoding serine/threonine-protein kinase pim-1-like, whose translation is MTGVRGKKKRWRRHPAPPLKPRSPAVIGCERAAAGPEPPLSRPKERTPGDARPGAVEGRSGAVPGPGPSADSRVSPAGKAQHGLKEQYRVGSLLGRGGFGSVFAATRLSDGAPVAIKRVPRNRVRHWDQLPDGTSAPLEIVLLHKVSTGFPGVAQLLEWLELPKDIIMVLERPERCQDLRHFILARGFLSEEVARELFRQVLEAVQHCTSCGVLHRDIKPGNILVDLATGQAKLIDFGCGTYLQDTAYTHFAGTPSYSPPEWTHFGWYYGKPATIWSLGILLHQMVCGEHPFRRGQNISWDHQLSLPERLSQECQDLIKWCLSMPDVERPSLEDLFCDPWMQDIHLP